TGCGCATCTTCGAAGCGATGCGCCGGACCGCGCCGGATTTTTTCATTCACTGCGGCGACAGCATCTATGCCGACAGCCCGATTCCGGAATCCCAGATCGTGCCGCAGACCGGCGCGGTCTGGAATAACCTCGTGATTCCGGAAGTCGCCAAGGTCGCCGAGACGCTGGACGAGTTTCGCGGCCGCTATAAATACAATCTGCTCGACGACAACCTGCGGCGTTTCAATGCGGAAGTCCCGACCGTCTGGCTTTGGGACGACCATGAGATCACCAATAACTGGTCCCCCTCGAAAGATTTGGGCGCCGATCCGCGCTATGCCGAAAAATCGATCGCAAAGCTGGTCGAGCGCGGCAGGCGGGCCGCGTTCGAATATGCGCCGATGCGTCTGCCCTCCGCCGATGCCGCCGGGCGGATTTACCGGAAGTTGTCTTACGGGCCGCTGCTCGACGTGTTCGCGCTGGACATGCGTTCGTACCGCGGCGGCAACAACTGCAACGACCAGGCCCGGCCGGGGCCGGAGACATGCTACCTGGGACGGGAGCAGTTGGACTGGCTGAAAGCCGGCTTGAAGCGGTCGGCCGCGGTATGGAAGGTGATTGCGGCGGACATGCCGCTCGGCCTGCAGTCGCTGGACGGCGTCGACGGCCGGAGCCGGCCGCAATTCGAAAGTGTGGCGAACGGCGACGGCCCGGTGCGGGGGCGCGAATTCGAACTGGCCGAGTTGCTGGCGTTCCTGAAGCGGGAAGGCATCGCCAACACGGTCTGGCTGACCGCGGACGTGCATTATGCGGCCGCTCATTTTTACGAGCCGGCGAAGGCCCGGTTCAAGGATTTCGAACCGTTTTGGGAGTTTGTCGCGGGGCCTTTGAACGCGGGCAGCTTCGGCCCGCACGAGCTGGACGATACGTTCGGTCCGCAAGTGATCTTCCAGAAAGCCTCGCCGGTATCGAATCTGTCGCCGTTGTTGGGCTTGCAATCGTTCGGCCAGGTCGACGTTGACGGCCGGAGCGGGGTAATGACGGTTGTGCTGAAAGACGGCGAAGGGAACGCGCTGTATACCGGGGAACTTGTGCCTGCTTGGCGAAAACGCGGGCCGAAATGAATACGCGGCCTATCCATTCTCTATCCATTATGGCACTTTTATATCTCTATACAGCGTCTTGCCGGTATCTGTAGAATCTTCTTTTAGAAGAACCTCACGGACATAACAAAAACATCGGAGCGGGGGGCCATCTGCCTTTAACGATAAATAAACTAGAGTGAGCGTTATGAAAATGAAATTATTCGCCATTATTCAGCCGACCAACAAAGGTCTCGCCAAAAGTTTCACCGCTTATTGCCCGGATATTCCGGGCTGCATTGCCCACGGGCCGACCGAGGAAAAAGCCTTGTTGGCCCTACAGACCACCCTTTCGCACCAGATACAAAACCTGGAAGAACTCGGGCTCGAACCGCCGATGCACCAGTGCAAGGTAAAAGTTCTGGAGGTCGAAACCGTCGATGTGCCGCAAAACGATTACGGTTTTGCCAACTTAAGCCGCCTGCACTAACTGAATCCTGCGGGAAACAGCATCAGCCTTTAGTTGGGATGTGACAGAAAATCACTTCCCCCAAAAGGCTACCCGATCGTTCCCTCGCGCTACGCGCCTCATCGGACACCTCGGCTGGCGGCAATGGGGCAGAGACGTTTTTTTTAAACTCAGTTGTAGGGTACGCTGTGCGTACCTTCCCTCCTCAATGGTATAGCACACCAATGGTACGCACAGCGTACCCTACAACGCATGCCGGGCGGGGATATTCATTCCGTCCGTAACGTTTGAAGCGGGACGGACAGGGAGGATGATTTTGTGCTTGCGGAGAATTTTCAAACAGGGGGACGGGGAGATAAACCCATAGGCGCTAACTTAAAAATTGACCAATTCCAATAAAAATAATTAATTTCCAATATGTTATGGTTTTTGGAACGGCAAATCAAAGTAAAACTTTAAGGAGAGATTCCTTTTACTTTCAATATTTTATATTTTAGGTTAGCGCCTATGGGTTATAACCCCCCCCCCGTTCCGCTCAGTGTAACAATTTTCAGGGGCCGATATTTTGCCTTCATTGGAAATTTATGTGAAGTTTCTCCCGTCGAGGCCCGGCGTTCTCGCTACCGCGTAGCCACTCTATATAGGGAAGGGCCGATTCGGCATCCGCCTGGGCTTACCGGCGCGCGCCGGATCTTGCGCCGCCTCCGAAAGACCCGCTTCCGCGGGTGCCGAAGCGGGCGCCGCCTTGAAATCCTTCGAAGGCTCCGCGGCGGGGAGCCGCCGGCGACATGCTTCTTTCTGCGGTACGAGGCGGCAGGAAGATGCGCTCCCGGCGATGGAGGGGAGCGGCGCGGATGTTTTGGGGCACTTGAATTCCTTGGCCGAAAGACCGCCGTTCGCGTCCGTTTCCGCCGGCAAGCCGTCTCGCTTCTTGCTGCGGGTTCGTCCGGCGATTGGCAATATCGCGGGAACGATACGATGGAGTGACAGCGGAACCGCCGTTCCGCCGCGCCGCTCGAAGGGCGGAATTCCAGCGGATGATTTGAGGGCGCTGGCTTCGGCTTCCCGAAAAACCTTCCCTGGAAGCGGAGCGGTTCCAGCCGCGGCGGCTCCCGACGCGCGACACGATGGCCCGAGCGCCGGCTCTGGCAGACGGCGTGTAAAACCCGTATCTGGGCTGGCGAAAGCCTCCTGGAGGCGTTTTGAGCGATCTCTCGGCCCCTGGATAACGGTATCTGTTGCCGCCGGTATGGCGGCTGACGAAATAACGA
The genomic region above belongs to Methylomicrobium agile and contains:
- a CDS encoding alkaline phosphatase D family protein encodes the protein MANDVLGSRRHFLKTAGLALGAGFIPTLAGYGSSGGSGRAGELTGRPLTLQGVQFGDMLADRAVVWSRSDGPARMVVEYGFKPDFSDAGTLPGPLALPGTDYTARLDLSGLPSGREVYVRVLFRDLDNPKIFSEPLYGRFRTAPEDRRDVRFLWSGDTCGQGWGINPDIGGMRIFEAMRRTAPDFFIHCGDSIYADSPIPESQIVPQTGAVWNNLVIPEVAKVAETLDEFRGRYKYNLLDDNLRRFNAEVPTVWLWDDHEITNNWSPSKDLGADPRYAEKSIAKLVERGRRAAFEYAPMRLPSADAAGRIYRKLSYGPLLDVFALDMRSYRGGNNCNDQARPGPETCYLGREQLDWLKAGLKRSAAVWKVIAADMPLGLQSLDGVDGRSRPQFESVANGDGPVRGREFELAELLAFLKREGIANTVWLTADVHYAAAHFYEPAKARFKDFEPFWEFVAGPLNAGSFGPHELDDTFGPQVIFQKASPVSNLSPLLGLQSFGQVDVDGRSGVMTVVLKDGEGNALYTGELVPAWRKRGPK
- a CDS encoding type II toxin-antitoxin system HicB family antitoxin, which produces MKMKLFAIIQPTNKGLAKSFTAYCPDIPGCIAHGPTEEKALLALQTTLSHQIQNLEELGLEPPMHQCKVKVLEVETVDVPQNDYGFANLSRLH